In Rutidosis leptorrhynchoides isolate AG116_Rl617_1_P2 chromosome 2, CSIRO_AGI_Rlap_v1, whole genome shotgun sequence, one genomic interval encodes:
- the LOC139887978 gene encoding uncharacterized protein, which yields MVPPLRFGGDIWVGDVALKDKFRRLVRLETNLDASIKERLIWDGSMVSARWCWSRSPFGRTRGEVSELEDLLSSVKLEPDIGDTWSWESNNGGTFTTKILTKMINAKTMGAGSNVKETLKNNLVPKKVEVFIWRARKKRIPVRVELDKRGIDLHSVRCPLCDDDIESVDHSLFSCNKVVEVWNKIFNWWGVNGLSNARLDDLLQGKSCIQVSDSGNLIWQAVIWTNCYLIWKNRNQIVFKNKSWSYPIALNEIQIKGYEWIAKRSKKKAIDWHNCLETVYMYTSFSSRGLEMGISSDSEATGYTEMAFEDVDRKFEETAIENCLQLEYKSSEEKLCSTQWY from the exons ATGGTGCCTCCACTTCGTTTTGGGGGGGATATTTGGGTTGGGGACGTGGCGTTAAAGGATAAATTTCGAAGACTTGTAAGACTTGAAACAAACTTGGATGCAAGTATCAAGGAACGGCTGATTTGGGATGGTTCAATGGTATCGGCTAGGTGGTGCTGGTCAAGGAGTCCATTTGGTCGTACAAGGGGTGAAGTCAGTGAGCTTGAGGATCTGCTGAGTTCGGTTAAGTTAGAGCCTGATATTGGTGACACTTGGTCTTGGGAGTCAAATAATGGTGGAACATTCACAACAAAGATTTTAACAAAAATGATCAATGCGAAAACTATGGGTGCGGGATCAAACGTAAAAGAGACACTAAAAAACAATTTGGTTCCAAAAAAAGTGGAAGTATTCATTTGGAGAGCGAGGAAAAAACGCATACCGGTACGTGTTGAACTCGATAAAAGAGGGATCGATCTCCACTCGGTTCGTTGTCCCTTATGTGATGACGATATTGAGTCGGTGGATCACTCCCTCTTTTCGTGCAATAAAGTGGTAGAGGTTTGGAATAAAATCTTTAATTGGTGGGGAGTCAACGGGTTATCAAATGCGAGACTTGATGATCTTCTTCAAGGTAAATCGTGTATTCAAGTTTCGGATTCGGGGAATCTCATTTGGCAAGCGGTTATTTGGACGAATTGCTACCTCATTTGGAAGAATAGAAATCAAATTGTCTTCAAGAATAAAAGTTGGAGTTATCCGATAGCGCTAAATGAAATTCAAATTAAAGGTTACGAGTGGATCGCGAAGAGAAGTAAAAAGAAGGCAATCGATTGGCACAATTG TCTAGAAACTGTTTATATGTACACTTCTTTCTCGTCtcggggacttgaaatgggtatatcatCTGATTCGGAAGCGACTGGTTATACTGAAATGGCATTTGAAGATGTTGATAGGAAGTTTGAGGAAACTGCGATTGAGAACTGCCTCCAGCTTGAGTATAAAAGTTCGGAGGAaaagttg